The following coding sequences lie in one Arachis stenosperma cultivar V10309 chromosome 5, arast.V10309.gnm1.PFL2, whole genome shotgun sequence genomic window:
- the LOC130982815 gene encoding FT-interacting protein 3-like, with amino-acid sequence MFLNSVLSSDDELWRKDKTNSNKSVEQLQYLYVRVVKARDIGLFGEVKLVAEVKLGNYSETTKPTPQIMRYAEWNKVFAFSRECIVSSTVQIIVKETNEKEEDKIIEEEEDAITEDEEDQEIIEEDHEEKILEEEEEEEESYMGRISFSLSEIPVRAAADGEMAPKWYGMEDKNGDKGKRNGKIMVSIWFGTQEDEAFEEAWNSKTAENVPSDKLSLIKSKIYDSPKLWYLRVSVIEAEHIMPAHKGADKVRFPQFYAKVQVGSQNWQTVVATSSATRSFSSPYWNEEFLFVVEEDGFLNNSLLVSVEDLLEPRTSEVVCKVEVPIDTIEKRVDERVVASQWFSLESLFGKEATRYVPRVHLRLSLDGGYHVFDEMTTYSSDVRPSDTTLWKPQIGVLEIRILRASCLMKKTTKDGRTLATNAYCVAKYGQKWCRTRTVIDSLSPEWNEQYNWEVYDLSTVVTVAVFDNYRFFGKNTKHAGIADKSFGKITIGVSTLENDRLYTQSYPLLIVVPSGVKNMGEIYLSIKLSCSNVTNMLLRYAMPLLPKMHYVHLLTETQVYHLKLEAIRLLELRLRKEEPPLGWEVVSYMLQDSEKWSLRRSKGNLFRAVHAMDRVIATGKFLKAIQEWEKPLYSITFLIIFIALVLFPEFIIPAIIFIVAFMGLRGYYYLRPQHYPPSGIDQLGADQMNPDEFYEEFDPFPTICPDNVIRMRYDRLRTIAARVQTLMGDTAVQLERFHALISWSDPRATFLFLVLCLLAAVISYLVPLRVLIALFGMYSLRPPWFRSKLRSSMINFFTRLPTAEGCSERNPVAWGELLVLIVCLQCGSENVKLV; translated from the coding sequence ATGTTCTTAAACTCTGTGTTATCCAGTGATGATGAGTTGTGGAGGAAGGATAAAACCAATTCAAACAAGTCGGTGGAGCAATTGCAGTATCTTTACGTGAGAGTTGTGAAAGCACGAGACATAGGACTCTTTGGAGAGGTTAAGTTAGTTGCTGAAGTGAAACTTGGCAACTACAGTGAAACCACAAAGCCCACTCCCCAGATCATGAGATATGCCGAATGGAATAAGGTCTTTGCATTCTCCAGAGAATGCATAGTGTCATCAACAGTGCAAATCATTGTCAAAGAAAccaatgaaaaagaagaagacaaaatcattgaagaagaagaagacgcaATCACTGAAGATGAAGAAGATCAAGAAATCATTGAAGAAGACCATGAAGAAAAAATccttgaagaagaggaagaggaagaggaaagcTATATGGGTCGAATTTCTTTTAGTTTGAGTGAAATTCCTGTTAGAGCAGCAGCGGATGGAGAGATGGCTCCAAAGTGGTACGGAATGGAGGACAAGAACGGTGATAAGGGTAAAAGAAATGGGAAGATAATGGTATCAATATGGTTTGGAACACAGGAAGATGAAGCATTTGAAGAGGCATGGAATTCCAAAACAGCGGAAAATGTTCCTTCTGATAAGCTTAGCCTAATAAAATCCAAGATTTATGATTCCCCAAAGCTATGGTATCTAAGAGTTTCAGTTATTGAAGCAGAACACATCATGCCAGCGCATAAAGGCGCAGATAAGGTGAGGTTCCCTCAGTTTTATGCCAAAGTCCAAGTGGGAAGCCAAAACTGGCAAACTGTTGTTGCAACTTCCAGTGCTACTCGAAGCTTCTCGAGTCCTTACTGGAACGAGGAGTTCTTGTTCGTGGTTGAAGAAGACGgttttctaaataattcattgTTGGTTTCCGTTGAAGATCTACTTGAGCCACGGACAAGTGAGGTGGTGTGCAAGGTGGAAGTTCCAATTGATACCATAGAAAAGCGAGTTGACGAAAGGGTTGTTGCTTCGCAATGGTTTAGCCTTGAAAGCCTCTTTGGGAAAGAAGCTACAAGGTATGTTCCTCGTGTGCACCTACGACTTTCACTTGATGGAGGGtaccatgtgtttgatgaaatgacAACGTATAGCAGTGATGTTCGGCCCAGTGACACAACTCTCTGGAAGCCCCAAATTGGTGTGCTTGAGATTCGAATCTTGAGAGCCAGTTGTCTTATGAAAAAAACCACGAAAGATGGTAGAACACTTGCAACTAATGCCTATTGTGTTGCAAAGTATGGGCAAAAATGGTGTCGGACTCGTACTGTGATTGATAGCTTATCACCTGAGTGGAATGAGCAATACAATTGGGAGGTTTATGATCTTAGCACTGTAGTGACTGTTGCGGTTTTTGACAACTATAGGTTCTTTGGTAAGAACACCAAACATGCTGGAATTGCCGACAAATCTTTTGGTAAAATAACAATCGGTGTGTCTACCCTAGAAAATGATAGGCTCTACACTCAATCTTATCCTCTGCTGATCGTGGTTCCATCTGGAGTAAAAAATATGGGAGAGATTTATTTGAGTATCAAGCTTTCATGTTCCAATGTAACTAACATGCTGCTTAGGTACGCAATGCCATTGCTGCCCAAGATGCATTATGTGCATCTCTTGACGGAAACGCAAGTATATCACTTAAAGTTAGAGGCCATTAGATTGTTGGAATTAAGGCTGAGGAAAGAAGAGCCACCATTGGGCTGGGAGGTAGTGTCGTACATGCTCCAAGATAGTGAAAAATGGAGCTTGAGGAGAAGCAAAGGTAACCTTTTTAGGGCGGTGCACGCAATGGACAGAGTTATTGCCACGGGAAAATTTCTCAAAGCAATCCAAGAATGGGAGAAACCATTATATTCAATAACGTTCTTGATTATCTTCATTGCTCTAGTATTATTTCCGGAGTTTATCATTCCAGCCATTATTTTCATCGTAGCATTTATGGGGCTTAGAGGTTATTATTATTTACGACCGCAACACTATCCTCCCTCGGGTATCGACCAGTTGGGTGCTGACCAAATGAACCCTGATGAGTTTTACGAGGAGTTCGATCCGTTCCCCACGATTTGTCCTGATAATGTTATTAGGATGAGGTATGATAGGCTGAGAACGATAGCAGCGAGGGTTCAAACTTTGATGGGGGATACAGCAGTACAACTTGAGCGATTCCATGCACTGATAAGTTGGAGTGATCCAAGAGCTACTTTCTTGTTTTTGGTGTTGTGCTTGCTCGCTGCTGTTATTTCCTATCTTGTACCCCTTCGGGTTTTAATTGCTTTATTCGGAATGTACTCACT